The following proteins are encoded in a genomic region of Sorangiineae bacterium MSr12523:
- a CDS encoding TlpA family protein disulfide reductase, whose protein sequence is MPDATKGGLPSRSSFAGLTSAAYVGFVLAAGVLVYSFVSVAREGETRRRCAPMCLLHPEYAATNRRAPDFSLKDMKGETVSLSQFRGKTVVLNFWTKTCGPCLEELPSIADLTKILRERSNDVVVLTVSVDQGPADVEDTLKAVLHDPPPFPILFDPDNEIVAGKYGTNLFPETWVIDPRGIIRARFDGKRNWSSSAVVELVDQLRAGGYCPMEVHDGRPNGEGAKVCEDVGGS, encoded by the coding sequence ATGCCCGACGCGACCAAGGGGGGTCTCCCGTCTCGCAGCAGCTTCGCTGGCCTCACCAGCGCGGCCTACGTGGGCTTCGTCCTTGCGGCTGGGGTGCTGGTTTACAGCTTCGTCTCCGTTGCGCGCGAAGGCGAGACACGCCGCCGCTGCGCGCCCATGTGCCTGCTCCACCCCGAGTACGCGGCCACGAACCGCCGCGCGCCAGATTTTTCCCTGAAGGACATGAAGGGCGAGACCGTCTCGCTCTCGCAATTCCGCGGGAAAACCGTGGTGCTGAATTTCTGGACCAAGACGTGCGGTCCCTGCCTCGAAGAGCTCCCCAGCATCGCCGACCTCACCAAGATTCTGCGCGAGCGCTCCAACGACGTCGTCGTTCTCACCGTCTCCGTGGACCAGGGCCCGGCGGACGTGGAAGACACGCTAAAGGCCGTCCTGCACGACCCACCGCCCTTTCCCATCCTCTTCGACCCGGACAACGAGATCGTTGCGGGCAAGTACGGCACGAACCTCTTTCCGGAGACATGGGTCATCGATCCGCGCGGCATCATCCGCGCGCGGTTCGACGGCAAGCGCAACTGGTCGAGCTCCGCGGTGGTCGAGCTCGTGGATCAACTGCGCGCGGGCGGTTATTGCCCGATGGAAGTGCACGATGGGCGGCCGAACGGGGAGGGCGCCAAGGTTTGCGAAGACGTCGGTGGTAGCTGA
- a CDS encoding B12-binding domain-containing radical SAM protein has product MSAASFEALVRRRLADEVGRCPKEAPTTVAMLYPSPYGAGMSSLGFQRIYRAINDMPGFACERVFLDDEAEQDLSVQARPRTYESLRPLEEFPIVAVSVAYELEIAGLVRMLDAANIPAHRTQRDERHPFILAGGPLTFSNPLPLAGIVDAIIVGESEELIEPVLDVLRSEATEGAPSSSSRARTLERLAAIPHVFVPAHHGVNLPVVAKVDNALLPAWSPIRTPHSVLSNMFLIETERGCSRTCTYCVMRRSTNGGMRLVSMDRILETIPEDARRVGLVGAAVSDHPRITQIVNALADRGAEVGLSSLRPDRLNDDFVAALKRGGYKTLTTAMDGPSDRLRESLERRARVKNLLRAAELAKAHKMERLKLYLMVGLPNETDADIDECITFSTELSRIVPLSLGIAPFCAKRNTPLDGKPFAGIKVVQDRLERLRRGLKGRVDVRSTSAKWAWVEYVLAQGSEAEGLAVIDAVREGGRFADYKRAFASLPAPTTAKPRRSLAIAQV; this is encoded by the coding sequence ATGTCGGCCGCATCCTTCGAAGCACTCGTCCGCCGTCGGCTCGCCGACGAGGTCGGGCGGTGCCCCAAGGAAGCCCCCACCACCGTCGCGATGCTGTACCCCTCGCCGTACGGCGCAGGGATGAGCTCGCTCGGCTTCCAGCGTATTTACCGCGCGATCAACGACATGCCGGGCTTTGCCTGCGAGCGCGTCTTCCTCGACGACGAAGCCGAGCAGGACCTCTCGGTCCAGGCGCGCCCGCGCACCTACGAGAGCCTTCGGCCACTGGAAGAATTTCCCATCGTGGCGGTGAGCGTCGCCTACGAGCTCGAGATCGCCGGTCTCGTGCGCATGCTGGACGCGGCAAACATCCCCGCGCACCGCACCCAGCGCGACGAGCGGCACCCGTTCATCCTCGCCGGCGGGCCGCTCACGTTCTCCAACCCGCTGCCACTCGCGGGCATCGTCGACGCCATCATCGTCGGCGAGAGCGAGGAACTCATCGAGCCCGTGCTCGATGTCCTGCGCAGCGAGGCGACCGAGGGCGCGCCCTCCTCGTCATCCCGCGCGCGCACGCTCGAGCGCCTCGCGGCCATTCCCCACGTCTTCGTGCCCGCGCATCACGGCGTGAATTTGCCGGTCGTCGCCAAAGTCGACAACGCGCTCTTGCCTGCGTGGTCGCCCATCCGCACGCCGCACTCCGTGCTCTCGAACATGTTCCTCATCGAGACGGAGCGCGGGTGCTCGCGCACGTGCACCTATTGCGTGATGCGGCGCTCGACCAACGGAGGCATGCGCCTCGTGTCGATGGATCGGATCCTCGAGACCATTCCCGAGGATGCGCGGCGCGTTGGCTTGGTCGGCGCGGCGGTGAGCGATCACCCGCGCATCACGCAAATCGTCAACGCGCTCGCCGATCGCGGCGCGGAGGTGGGCCTCTCCTCGCTGCGCCCCGATCGATTGAACGACGACTTCGTCGCCGCGCTCAAACGCGGCGGTTACAAGACGCTCACCACCGCCATGGATGGCCCGAGCGATCGCCTGCGCGAATCGCTGGAGCGGCGCGCACGCGTCAAGAACCTGCTCCGCGCCGCGGAGCTGGCGAAGGCGCACAAAATGGAGCGCCTCAAGTTGTACTTGATGGTGGGGCTTCCCAACGAGACGGACGCCGACATCGACGAGTGCATCACGTTCTCGACGGAGCTCTCGCGCATCGTGCCGCTGTCGCTGGGGATCGCGCCCTTCTGCGCAAAGCGCAATACCCCGCTGGACGGCAAGCCGTTCGCGGGCATCAAGGTGGTGCAAGATCGGCTCGAGCGGCTGCGTCGCGGCCTCAAAGGGCGCGTCGATGTTCGCTCCACGAGCGCGAAATGGGCGTGGGTGGAATACGTGCTTGCGCAAGGTAGCGAAGCGGAAGGCCTCGCAGTTATCGACGCCGTGCGTGAGGGCGGACGGTTTGCCGACTACAAGCGGGCCTTTGCTTCGCTTCCTGCGCCCACGACGGCCAAGCCGCGTCGCAGCCTCGCCATCGCGCAGGTTTAG
- a CDS encoding glycoside hydrolase family 43 protein, producing MSTSRRSFLVLAALLCAATPATAHATRYTMSAFTNSSESNMYVYESPDGTNFSLLKGPAYTPPSGSIRDPSIFRHTDGYYYLTYTTRTWSALSTTIGFARSTDRVNWTFLYDYTVPIDGLQRAWAPEWFVDTNGSVHVIVSASTAAEGEWTFKPYKLTATNASLTAWSTPALLSGIGPNYIDTFLVKIGSTYHAFTKNETTKYIEYATASSLTGPYTFRKTGDWAGFGSYVEGPALVRLDNGAWRIYYDGYSAGKYWYSDSRDGFASWSAPKELPALTGFVRHLTVLKE from the coding sequence ATGAGCACGTCGCGCCGAAGCTTTCTCGTCCTGGCCGCGCTTCTTTGCGCGGCTACGCCGGCCACCGCACATGCCACGCGCTATACGATGAGCGCCTTCACCAATAGCAGCGAGTCGAACATGTACGTGTACGAGTCGCCGGACGGCACGAACTTCTCGCTGCTCAAAGGGCCGGCGTACACCCCGCCCTCGGGATCGATCCGCGATCCGAGCATCTTTCGGCATACGGATGGCTATTACTATTTGACGTACACCACCCGCACTTGGTCGGCGCTGTCCACCACCATTGGCTTTGCGCGCTCCACCGATCGCGTCAATTGGACATTCCTCTACGATTACACCGTTCCAATCGACGGGCTCCAGAGAGCGTGGGCGCCGGAGTGGTTCGTCGATACGAACGGCAGCGTCCATGTCATCGTGTCGGCATCCACCGCAGCCGAGGGCGAGTGGACCTTCAAACCGTACAAGCTCACGGCGACCAATGCCTCGCTCACGGCTTGGTCCACGCCGGCGCTCCTCTCCGGCATCGGGCCAAATTACATCGACACATTCCTCGTGAAGATTGGCTCCACGTACCACGCCTTCACCAAGAACGAGACCACGAAGTACATCGAGTACGCCACCGCCTCGAGCCTCACCGGCCCGTACACGTTTCGAAAAACGGGGGACTGGGCGGGCTTCGGCTCGTACGTCGAGGGGCCGGCGCTCGTTCGGCTCGACAACGGCGCCTGGCGCATCTACTACGACGGCTACTCGGCCGGGAAATACTGGTACAGCGACAGCCGCGACGGATTCGCCAGCTGGTCGGCGCCCAAGGAACTTCCGGCCCTCACCGGATTCGTACGGCATCTCACCGTGCTGAAGGAGTAA
- a CDS encoding amidohydrolase family protein, producing MRSSKYFLGLALFSLATVGLAVAPLVSGCTDQTVDRPARLVRDAGGDRPEPSGDSDLKPNEAVKVTECSRPALVAPASGTCQVTKPGTGARVFQGTVLLPDETLHRGEVVIGEDGNIVCGACDCSGTPGYAAASIVQCADGVISPGLINPHDHITYANNEPVGHGTERYAHRHEWRIGQNGHTKLTYKSNASQNVVRFAELRFVMGGVTSIAGAGGQPGLVRNLDSSDPVQLEGLPVLPADSDTFPLGDSNGTTRTSDCTYGTSRTKTSAVQALDGYLPHISEGINVEAHNELACSSVDDATQNKYDLLGRQTAVIHGIAVTEADAVVFRKNQTSLVWSPRSNIDLYGNTAPVTLLDAAGVRISLGTDWVPSGSMNMLRELKCADDLNTKYFGKHFSDSDLWRMATENGAFAAGAQGLIGAIKPGYVADIAIFSGKEKKDHRAVIEAGVEDVALVLRGGKVLYGDAALLDDPVIGGAACEAINAGQGDVCGVAKKACVAQDIGGDVTLDGPKGIKPAGEAFYPLFFCKGTAPKNEPSCTPYREEYKDGPKDGDQDGDGVADAADNCPSIFNPPRGVDGDEQADGDGDGRGDACDRCPGDAANTCPVRGGAAQNQDGKPPIDANDTDGDGVANGKDNCPEQANTDQADGDGDGWGDACDKCKTANAGATPCAVTVAQIRNAETPEHPKQHGIVRIADAYVTALTPYDDKSPLGFYVQTGTEAYNGIYVLTGSNRYGVALGSKVKVEGFYLENFGVSQINASRVIIDGTETKIFDPIEVAVSDIITGGNKAETYESMLLKINAPLTVTDNDPDKGVKSNEFVVTGGLRIDDLIFTKFKDGVPAIGTAYSSMQGILYYSFSNTKLAPRNAADMPKAP from the coding sequence ATGCGCTCTTCCAAGTATTTCCTGGGCCTTGCTCTTTTCTCTCTCGCAACGGTGGGGCTCGCGGTGGCGCCCCTGGTGTCGGGCTGCACGGACCAAACCGTGGACCGGCCCGCGCGCCTCGTGCGCGATGCCGGGGGCGATCGGCCGGAGCCAAGCGGCGATTCGGATCTGAAGCCGAATGAAGCGGTGAAGGTGACGGAGTGTTCGCGGCCGGCGCTGGTGGCGCCGGCGTCGGGCACGTGCCAGGTGACCAAGCCCGGAACGGGGGCGCGCGTGTTCCAAGGCACCGTGCTCTTGCCCGACGAGACGCTGCACCGGGGCGAGGTGGTGATCGGCGAGGACGGGAACATCGTTTGCGGTGCGTGCGATTGCTCGGGGACGCCCGGCTACGCGGCCGCGAGCATCGTGCAGTGTGCCGACGGGGTGATTTCGCCAGGGCTCATCAATCCGCACGATCACATCACGTACGCGAACAACGAGCCGGTGGGGCACGGGACGGAGCGCTACGCGCATCGGCACGAGTGGCGGATCGGGCAGAATGGGCACACCAAGCTGACGTACAAGTCGAACGCGTCGCAGAACGTGGTGCGTTTCGCGGAGTTGCGTTTCGTGATGGGCGGCGTGACGAGCATCGCGGGCGCGGGCGGGCAACCGGGGTTGGTGCGCAATCTGGACAGCTCCGATCCGGTGCAGCTCGAAGGGCTGCCGGTGCTGCCGGCCGATTCGGACACGTTTCCGCTGGGCGACAGCAACGGGACGACGCGCACCTCGGATTGCACCTACGGCACGAGCCGGACGAAGACGTCGGCCGTGCAGGCGCTCGATGGGTACCTGCCGCACATCTCCGAGGGCATCAACGTCGAGGCGCACAACGAGCTGGCGTGCAGCAGCGTCGACGATGCGACGCAGAACAAGTACGACTTGCTGGGCCGGCAGACGGCGGTGATCCACGGCATCGCGGTGACCGAGGCGGATGCGGTGGTGTTTCGCAAGAACCAGACGTCGCTCGTGTGGTCGCCGCGCTCGAACATCGATTTGTATGGGAACACGGCGCCGGTGACGTTGCTCGACGCGGCGGGGGTGCGCATCTCGCTGGGGACGGATTGGGTGCCCAGCGGCTCGATGAACATGCTGCGCGAGCTGAAGTGCGCCGATGATTTGAATACGAAGTACTTTGGAAAGCACTTCTCCGATTCGGATTTGTGGCGAATGGCCACGGAGAACGGAGCCTTCGCCGCGGGGGCGCAAGGGCTGATTGGCGCGATCAAGCCGGGGTACGTGGCGGACATCGCGATTTTCAGCGGGAAGGAAAAGAAGGACCATCGCGCCGTGATCGAGGCGGGCGTCGAGGACGTGGCCCTCGTGTTGCGCGGCGGGAAGGTGCTCTACGGCGATGCGGCCCTGCTCGACGATCCGGTCATCGGGGGCGCGGCGTGCGAGGCGATCAACGCGGGCCAGGGCGACGTGTGCGGCGTGGCCAAGAAGGCGTGTGTCGCGCAAGACATCGGCGGTGACGTGACCTTGGACGGCCCCAAGGGCATCAAGCCGGCGGGCGAAGCGTTTTATCCGCTGTTCTTCTGCAAGGGGACGGCGCCGAAGAACGAGCCCTCCTGCACACCGTACCGCGAGGAATACAAGGACGGGCCGAAGGACGGCGACCAAGATGGCGACGGCGTGGCCGACGCCGCGGACAACTGCCCGTCGATTTTCAACCCGCCGCGCGGCGTGGACGGGGACGAACAGGCCGATGGCGATGGCGATGGCCGCGGGGATGCGTGCGATCGCTGCCCCGGCGACGCGGCGAACACGTGCCCCGTGCGCGGGGGCGCGGCGCAGAACCAAGACGGAAAACCGCCGATCGACGCGAACGATACGGACGGCGACGGGGTGGCGAACGGCAAGGACAACTGCCCCGAGCAGGCCAATACGGACCAAGCCGACGGCGACGGCGATGGCTGGGGCGATGCCTGCGACAAGTGCAAAACCGCGAATGCGGGGGCAACGCCGTGCGCCGTGACGGTGGCGCAAATCCGCAATGCGGAGACCCCGGAGCACCCGAAGCAACACGGCATCGTGCGCATCGCAGATGCGTACGTGACGGCGCTCACGCCGTACGACGACAAATCGCCGCTGGGGTTCTACGTGCAAACCGGCACGGAGGCCTACAACGGCATTTACGTGCTGACGGGCTCGAACCGGTATGGCGTAGCCCTCGGAAGCAAGGTCAAAGTCGAGGGCTTCTACCTGGAGAACTTCGGCGTGAGTCAGATCAACGCCTCGCGCGTGATCATCGATGGAACCGAGACGAAGATCTTCGACCCCATCGAGGTCGCCGTTTCCGACATCATCACCGGCGGCAACAAAGCCGAGACGTACGAGTCGATGCTCTTGAAGATCAATGCTCCGCTCACGGTGACGGACAACGATCCCGACAAGGGCGTCAAATCGAACGAGTTCGTGGTCACCGGCGGCCTGCGCATCGATGACTTGATTTTCACCAAGTTCAAAGACGGCGTCCCGGCGATTGGGACGGCGTACAGCAGCATGCAGGGCATCCTGTATTACTCGTTCAGCAACACGAAGCTTGCGCCGCGCAACGCCGCCGATATGCCGAAGGCGCCGTAG
- a CDS encoding bifunctional alpha,alpha-trehalose-phosphate synthase (UDP-forming)/trehalose-phosphatase, translating to MPRLLLVSNRLPVTVKADPRGVTVTPSAGGLATGLSGPHRSSDGLWIGWPGDVSKLKPEQLARVNQELAELKTVPVQLSASEVARYYEGFSNGVLWPLFHYLLHRIPIDVHDWDSYRRVNQRFADAVIAQYREDDLIWVHDYQLTLVPGILRKALPRAKIGFFLHIPFPATDIFRILPWREEILDGMLGADLVGFHTYGYLRHFAKSIVRTLDASFSIDRVPYQGRTIRLGVFPMGIDVAAFEKLANDEDVIAQVTGMREQAKGQQIFLGVDRLDYTKGIQRRLLAMERLLEREPRLRGRVRLVQVAVPSREKVDAYASFRRELEETVGRINGAYGSVGQTPIHYLYRSFSQKQVTALYRAADVMLVTPLRDGMNLVAKEFVASRTDGDGVLVLSEFAGAFAELGEAITVNPHDLDGMVAAYKHALRMPEEERRSRMRTLRERIQRHDVHRWADSFIATLEHMPRAEPLGDESSTSAEIEDLVERIREAPSLALLLDYDGTLAPIERVPELAAPTKEVKALLASLTHRSRPTDVNVVSGRTRESLEEWLGDLPISMYAEHGAWGRERGQSWVPMRELNSEWKNSLRTILNDFTDRTPGSRIEEKWASIAWHYRMADAEFGPLQARELATYLTDILSNAPVEVIHGHKVVEIRQQGIHKGIIVDRVLERAQPAFVLAIGDDRTDEDMFRALPPSGVAIHVGKGRSAATYRLADPAAVASLLRALI from the coding sequence ATGCCGCGCCTTCTGCTCGTTTCGAACCGTCTTCCGGTGACGGTCAAGGCCGACCCACGCGGCGTGACCGTCACGCCCAGCGCCGGCGGACTCGCCACCGGCCTTAGCGGCCCGCATCGCAGCTCGGACGGCCTTTGGATCGGCTGGCCGGGTGATGTCTCGAAGCTCAAGCCCGAGCAGCTCGCCCGTGTGAACCAGGAGCTCGCCGAGCTGAAAACGGTGCCGGTGCAGCTCAGCGCCAGCGAGGTCGCGCGCTACTACGAGGGCTTCTCCAACGGCGTGCTCTGGCCGCTGTTCCACTACCTTTTGCACCGCATTCCCATCGATGTGCACGATTGGGATTCGTACCGCCGCGTGAACCAGCGCTTCGCCGACGCCGTCATCGCGCAGTACCGCGAGGACGATCTCATCTGGGTGCACGACTACCAGCTCACGTTGGTACCGGGCATCCTGCGCAAGGCGCTTCCGCGCGCAAAGATTGGCTTTTTCCTGCACATCCCGTTTCCGGCGACGGACATCTTCCGCATCCTGCCGTGGCGCGAGGAGATCCTCGACGGCATGCTCGGCGCCGACCTCGTCGGTTTTCACACGTACGGGTATCTGCGCCACTTCGCCAAGTCGATCGTGCGCACGCTCGATGCGAGTTTCTCCATCGATCGCGTGCCCTATCAGGGTCGCACCATCCGCCTCGGCGTCTTCCCGATGGGCATCGACGTGGCGGCATTCGAGAAGCTCGCCAACGACGAGGACGTCATCGCGCAAGTCACCGGCATGCGCGAGCAGGCCAAGGGGCAGCAGATCTTCCTCGGCGTGGATCGGCTCGATTACACGAAGGGCATCCAGCGACGTCTGCTGGCGATGGAGCGTTTGCTCGAGCGCGAGCCGCGTCTTCGCGGGCGCGTAAGGTTGGTGCAAGTCGCCGTTCCTTCGCGCGAAAAAGTCGACGCATACGCCTCATTTCGACGCGAGCTCGAGGAGACCGTCGGACGCATCAATGGCGCGTACGGCTCGGTGGGGCAGACCCCCATCCATTACCTGTACCGCTCGTTCTCGCAGAAGCAGGTCACCGCACTCTACCGCGCCGCGGACGTGATGCTCGTCACGCCGCTGCGTGATGGCATGAACCTTGTCGCGAAGGAGTTCGTTGCCTCACGAACCGACGGCGATGGCGTTCTCGTCTTGAGCGAATTCGCTGGAGCTTTCGCCGAGTTGGGTGAAGCGATCACGGTGAACCCGCATGACCTCGACGGCATGGTGGCCGCGTACAAACACGCGCTGCGCATGCCGGAAGAAGAGCGTCGCTCGCGCATGCGAACCTTGCGCGAACGCATCCAGCGTCACGACGTGCATCGCTGGGCCGATTCCTTCATTGCAACCTTGGAGCATATGCCGCGTGCCGAGCCCCTGGGCGACGAGTCTTCGACGTCGGCCGAAATTGAAGATTTGGTGGAGCGCATTCGCGAGGCGCCGTCGCTGGCGCTCTTGCTGGACTACGACGGGACGCTCGCGCCCATCGAGCGCGTGCCCGAGTTGGCGGCGCCCACCAAGGAGGTGAAGGCGCTTTTGGCGTCGCTCACGCACCGAAGCCGGCCCACGGACGTGAACGTGGTGAGCGGCCGCACGCGCGAGTCGCTCGAGGAGTGGCTGGGCGATCTGCCCATCTCGATGTACGCCGAGCACGGGGCGTGGGGGCGCGAGCGCGGTCAGTCATGGGTCCCCATGCGGGAGTTGAACAGCGAGTGGAAAAACTCGCTGCGCACCATCTTGAACGACTTCACGGATCGCACGCCGGGCTCGCGCATCGAGGAGAAGTGGGCCTCCATCGCGTGGCACTACCGCATGGCCGACGCCGAATTCGGCCCGCTGCAAGCGCGCGAGCTGGCCACGTACCTGACGGACATTCTGTCCAACGCCCCGGTGGAGGTCATCCACGGTCACAAGGTCGTGGAAATCCGCCAGCAAGGCATCCACAAGGGCATCATCGTCGACCGCGTTCTCGAACGCGCGCAACCCGCCTTCGTTCTGGCCATCGGCGACGATCGCACCGACGAAGACATGTTCCGCGCATTGCCCCCGAGCGGCGTGGCCATCCACGTCGGCAAAGGCCGCAGCGCCGCCACCTACCGCCTCGCCGACCCCGCCGCCGTCGCGAGCTTATTGCGCGCGCTGATTTGA
- a CDS encoding tellurite resistance/C4-dicarboxylate transporter family protein, protein MNPTRGNEASVLAQMHPAYFALVMATGIVSIAAQLLDLHRFAVALLPLNALFYVGLWALTLSRIVWHRKHVLADLLHHGRSVGFFTTVAATCVFGSQCFVIAGAWTVAAILWFLGIGLWAILTYAIIAVITVKSEKPTLAEGISGAWLLTVVSSHSIAVLGAQLAPRFTHYAAHALLLSLATWLGGSMLYFWIISLIFYRYTFYSLSPGDLAPPYWINMGAAAIATLAGSMLVAASAHSPVLLQILPFVRGFTLFWWATATWWIPMLAILGIWRHVCRRFPLRYDPLYWGAVFPMGMYTVCTVRLSQAIDAPYLMAIPRVFVFVALGTWCVTLYGMVSRFARQLRGSNSAA, encoded by the coding sequence ATGAACCCGACGCGTGGGAACGAGGCTTCCGTCCTCGCGCAGATGCATCCGGCGTATTTCGCGTTGGTCATGGCCACCGGCATCGTGTCCATTGCCGCGCAGCTGCTCGACTTGCATCGGTTCGCCGTGGCCCTGCTGCCGCTGAACGCGTTGTTTTACGTGGGCTTGTGGGCGCTGACGCTTTCGCGCATCGTCTGGCATCGCAAACACGTGCTCGCCGATCTGCTGCACCATGGCCGTTCGGTGGGATTCTTCACCACCGTTGCGGCCACGTGCGTCTTCGGGTCGCAGTGCTTCGTCATTGCGGGTGCGTGGACCGTGGCGGCGATACTTTGGTTTCTGGGAATCGGTCTGTGGGCGATCCTCACGTACGCCATCATCGCGGTGATTACGGTGAAATCCGAAAAGCCGACGCTGGCCGAGGGAATCAGTGGGGCCTGGTTGCTCACCGTGGTGTCCTCCCATTCCATTGCCGTATTGGGAGCCCAACTCGCACCGCGCTTTACCCACTACGCGGCGCACGCGTTGCTGCTTTCGCTGGCGACGTGGCTCGGTGGTTCGATGTTGTACTTTTGGATCATCTCGCTCATCTTTTATCGATATACCTTCTATTCTTTGAGCCCCGGCGATCTCGCGCCACCCTATTGGATCAACATGGGCGCAGCAGCCATTGCGACGCTCGCGGGCTCCATGCTCGTCGCAGCGTCCGCGCATTCGCCGGTGCTGTTGCAGATTTTACCCTTCGTGCGAGGCTTCACGTTGTTTTGGTGGGCCACCGCCACATGGTGGATTCCCATGCTGGCCATCCTCGGCATTTGGCGACACGTTTGCCGAAGGTTTCCATTGCGGTACGATCCGCTCTATTGGGGCGCGGTATTTCCGATGGGAATGTATACGGTGTGCACCGTCCGGCTTTCCCAGGCCATCGATGCGCCTTACCTGATGGCCATCCCGCGCGTGTTCGTCTTCGTCGCCCTGGGCACGTGGTGCGTCACGCTCTACGGCATGGTCTCGCGTTTCGCGCGCCAACTGCGCGGGAGCAATTCGGCCGCGTAA